The genomic DNA TCAGAAAACTGACACTCAACAGATGAAATAATACTTTATCAACATAGACCAGGTTTGGAGTAGCTGTGTATAAGCCAACAAGTGATATGGATTAAACTATTCTCGGTTTGGCATCTTACCAGTGACAAATTtgtctatgacctttgacttttatgCTGACCTCGGTTACCTTTggatcatagacagtagaagcccTTCAACTCTCTATTTTGGGCTTAACGTTTAATCATCTTTTACACAAACATCCAGAAATCAATGGATTGCTGTGCAGTGATGTGATTGCCGTGAAATGATATCACAGCAGTTAATACAAATTACAATCTATGCCGTTAAGCCATTTTCATTTCTGAATGTCTCTCTCCCTATTAGAGACGTTCAGAAGTGAATTGATCTGAACACATGATGCAAAGTATTCAACTTTATCCCTAATACAGTCTTGCAAGTTAAATACATGGTCTGCAATGTACTTCTCACTCATACAAATAAGCCTATCATCTTAAGCAAAGTCGAGAGATTTATCATTTCATCTTTGTTGTGGTCTTTCTGAAGCCGCTGGAAGTTTCAGTAGCAACTTGAAGTCAACCTTAAGAAAGTTTTCATGAGATTCTAGGGTCCTTCCCCGGTCCTGGGGTGTGTACGTACATCAAAGATACAGCTTGATTAGCTCATCGCTGATAGCTGTTGGAGTGAGAACTCCGAGATCGGTGAAGATGAGCGTGATGAATGCGGGTGGCGTGTAGTCTGTCAGTGGATGCTCATCTTGTAAGTCTGTTTTGTTCCGGAGTGTTGATGCACGGTACTGCAAAATAAAAGTATGAGAAACAATGTGCAGTGACTGGGAAGGTTGAAGCCCATTGGTGGATCGTAATTAATCACAGCAACTTACACGTAAGGAGTAGTAGACCATTGAGTTgcctgttttaaccctttgagtgctgtaatttttcccatcagttttagtgaaacattttaccaaatttttcgaatattttggtaatttttttgagattttttgatcaaattgaaatcacattttctttgctacagttctttatcaaaattttggcaaaagtctgaATAaatttgactgaggtatattctgtaaaggcgacaaaaattgactttggggctcaaagggttaaaatgattCATTACAGTCAATGATATTCAACCAATCAGCTACAAGTTTTGGAGATGCTGAACATTGCCAATAAAAGTATGGAGAAATACTATCCGAGTtacagaaaatgttttattcatgaaaatcctACTTTTTTTTTGGTATAGTCAAAGTTAAGATGTTGAAACTTTAGTTGTGAAATGTTTCCTTTGAGGTATAAGATGACTTGTTTCATTTACAATTCACGGGTAAAATCTGTTTGCAAGGTTGTACTGAATTACACGTACtctcaaaattaaatttgtactgatccagaattattttttgaccttCTAAATTTCACAATTAGACATTAATCTTTGGCCTTGTAAATATGAGCATAACGCTTACCCTAAATTCATTTGGAACATCTTCCTGGTTCAATGGATAATATCTGACAAATTTAAAACTCTCTGACACCACATAGAATGGTTTGTTGGCTGCCTTTGTACACACACCTATTTGATAGGTACCAATCTGAAAGCAAACCAATAACTTTGTATCAAATAGAGATGTCTGAGGTACTTTGTCAAACTTGGTGATATGGTGCCCTCTATCAGATCAAATCTGATGTCATGATAATAAATGTACTGTGATCATTATCTTGATCACTgatttataaaaataattgtcaaatgTCGTAATAATTCAACGCTTTtctaatatttttatcaaaagtagTCACGGACAGAATGATCTAAATGTGATAAAGATTAGAATTGTTTTTGATGTGCTGAGAGTTCAAGTCACATTTTGATATTCAATGAGAAATGACAAGTACACATGGTTTTACGAAATCCTGTGAGCTATCAGGGATCATCATTACAGAAATACTGGAACCATTACTACCTTCAGCCATAGACCTTTgttttcttgagggtctatgcttcAGTGCATCAGCTGATGaataaaatacacaaacatCACAGAACACACCGTGTTGGACTATATCTAGTTGTTTCAGGGCATAGACAGTAGCGGACAGTAGGGGACAGGTAGTAAGCTACCAAGAATGACCAGGTAGTATCAATGGTCTGATTACGAGGACTCAAAACTgccggaaaaaaaaaacacttgccTTGTTTATGATGCCGCCACTCTCAACAACACCCTCGGCACCAACCAGTACCATGTCAACCTTCTCCATCACATACCTTCAGAGAGAcataatattacaaaatactttCTCTGTACTCTACCTCCAGTGATGAGGTTTGCTGACTTATTACAGGATTTTATCATGAATTGCAGATGATGGATGttgttacttttttcaaaaacgTTCAAAGGAACATTCAAGAGACTACATGAAAGAGGTAAACTTTAGTCAGTGACACCTGCACGAGACAGAACTTTTATATGGACACAGCTTTCTTGTTGATAACAACAAAGTTACAAAGTCATTCCAAATTCCCATGTATGCAGGTCCATCCATTCTGTTGAAAACAAAAGGGGCATACCAAAATCgaggggtgggggtgggggtcgGGGGAGGTTTGAAGGGTTAACGGCATAAAATTGCTTCCTGCATCCTTGCAAAACTTCTACTGTCTACAAAGATTGTACCTAGAAGTGTCAAATAGGCGTTTGGAACTTTTAGTTTTAAAGGCAAATTTTTTGATCTCAGAGACCTGGCATTTTGTAACAGCAATACAAGGATGACAGAGGCATTGATGTCTGTTGTTTTCTACCGCAACTGACTCAGGTGTACAAATTTCCTGACAAAGAAATGTATTGAGGACACATGCGTTTAAAGAGCAGGGCAATATTGTTGCTAGGAAATGTTGTGTCAAAGGTAAGAGAATATTAGCATACACCTACCCAGCAGCTGCATCCAGAATCACTGTAACAGGTATACCAGCCTCTTTGAGCTTATTAGCCATGATGTACCTGAAATGGTGGTAAAATGTTACCAACCCTTGTATATCGAACAGTACTGATATGTGTAAAGTGTTAAATGTAACCATACCTTGAGATCTTCAAACAAAAAATTCAGACTGAAGATCTGTTGAGGGAACTCCTTTCCTTGCTTCCCATTATGACTTTGGGAAGTGTATGTGAAAGAGGAGCGCCCTCAGTGAAAGTCTTCAGTCAAGGAATTGGTTCCATTTGGGATCAACATGCAAAACCTACAATATTTAGtgatgtatacatacatgtaaatctcaGGAACACACCTTTTAGCCTACTCAATCCCTGTATTTACTTGTTTGTGCGGGAATGTGACATTAAATTGCCCTGAAATAACTCTATCATACCGAATCGGAACAGGACTTTTTTAAACCAGTCTGAACGCTAGGggtgcaatttgcatatgcaaatgccaTTTCCTTTCGAACGGCACTCAGCAACTCGGTCTACACTGTGACCGTTGGCTGGCTAACACAGTTTTTCAGTCGCTCCCAAATCCTCATTTTTTCGCCGATAATTATCATTGAGACCAACTTCATCTCTTCAATTGGATTTTCTGAGAAGGTAAGTGACTTTTCGGgctctgtttgaaaaattaaagtgaattttgCGATTTCAGCGATTTTTCATAGTACGATGTTATATGTCGAGCGCGGACTTGTGTTGCTGTACCAACTACGGTAGCATGAAATTATGGCCCAAAATCAAGCATAGTTCGTGGAATTATACTATAATTAGCTTTTTACCGCAGAATTTTGTCTGTTCATGCCAGGAATTTGATGTTGGGCGGCAAAGTTCGCCGCTGTGTTTTGccgctaaaatccaatatggcgccaaATCAACATTTGTGTACTGTACGTTTACACGTACACTGTGTACTAGCATACGCTCATAGTGAAATAAATCCCCAAAATGTGCGTATTTTTAggtcaaatgttacttttttgggGGAAACTATCATCAAGTGACACTTTTAGGTTGTAATACGTAAAATTCGTGTCAcagttgtttttaattattttcctcttttttttttcagggtcATCACACTCACAGTCCGAGGATGGCTTCGAAGCTTCCAGCCGGGGCTTCCCATAGAAAAACTTGTGCATGTGACCTCATGGTtgttcacttttaactttttgaCGTAATTTTCGTGTCTGATTTGTCTCAGTTTGTTGCAGTCAAGTCTCTGAGGCTTAAGTATTGATCAAACTTCAGGTTTATTTAGAATAAAGCTGTTCTCTTTGCAGTATATTGAATTCAGAacttattaattttcttttaatttaaccaacacaaaaccaaccgacacgttccaatatttattgagaaattcGTGTCACCCGAGCGGCACTTTCAAaggcttcattaaaggtgaacttctccgatatgctgcacatgcaacaacgacaTGGACTTCATTGAAAAGGTCAACTTTCTCACACGCAAACTTCAACAACaagattatagaaaaaaaagatatatctcGTATAAAGAAAGATGTTAATCTCACCAACCATCGACGATACCTCACCGATAAAGATAAGAGGAATATGACATAAGAACAAAACTGGTTTACACAACGACCTTCagtccattcatcaaaaccaggcaaatcaaacaatgtctaacaaaaaattggaaaataatagaagccgatcaaacactggtcaaagtttttccagaaaaacctaTCATAGCATACAAAAGGATAAAAACTTaagagacatcctcgttcaggcacaaatcaagcacgaggataaaataaacacgaacggtctgaccaacaaaccactcaaagttcagaccacaacatatccatactagcatctctagttgatgaacaatcgctactatcaaattaacatgtggGATAAATAGCTCCAACACATAACCGTTTCTTTCCcagggacccagatcacatgaccagggtcaaagcactatcgattcaccggtgtctcgccatgtttctccatatcattaaaccacattgatcgaatcaatataccgcatcactatcaaaggtagaaaacgatgtgtaaagttgctctcattttcctatatatagaaacagacttcaagatacataaaacaatatttataaattctaaaattctgagaaaaaaatatactaAAGAATTGTAGTTGTAgttaacataaaattattctcgTTTGTAGAGGCCatctaatctgtggtgaatgtaTAATGCCCACTGTAACAAGTACTAGAAAACGGCATTCATAGGTGAAATTTTTAGACGAAGTTTCGCCAAGGGTCTATTGAAAAGTGTACCATTTCCAGTAAAATAGTTctgtgaagttaaaaattggtaTACACAATCAATTGTTACTGAAAAAGACACTGCTGAAATTTGATCGGTGTTCAAGACCCGGAAGACCATTTACTAGCCCCGTTTCTCCTTCATAGACAGACCCAAATCGTGTTATGCAACAGAAACTACTCAGTATACACATCGACAATCTTTTGAAGGTAGgtttatttttacatgacaaactgtttatatcagaaacaaattcctaaaaaacacatattaccTATAACATTCACTCAGGTCCGCGGTATAGCGTGAATATAGGCATGTTTAGGCGACCCATGCTTGTGTGACCCCTGCGTACTACTGCgacctttgttttgaaatgaaaacgaggctatttttctgagggcgctgttcaaattACACCCCCAGCATTCAGACTGTAAACTACTCCCTGACTGACTATTAATTCATAGCCTATACTGTTACTTGTTTGCACAACAATCTTTCTGTCGataaaataatttgtgtgaACGACTCAACTTCTCTAAAACCTCTTCTGGAAACATTGTCACAACTCCCTAGCCCTGACTGTCAGAATGCCCACTTTGTCAAAACCTGTCCTCTGATATAACAACACTTCATCAAAACATACCCTGACTTGTCTGGACAAGACTCCGTGACATAAACATTGAACCTCTTCTTTGAGGCTGCTGCTTCTTCAAGGACTGACAGAACAACTCTTGAGAAAGAATGAGTCAAAATTGTCTGCAAgtgaataaaaatatcaatcttTAGGATCCATTCATACTGCAATTAAGGTGGACAAGATCATAATACACTGCTGATAGCAATCATTACAAAAGTGTAACTGTTACTGTCTTAGGGTTGACAGTATTTGCTCTTGATAGGTAGTATTTAATTTATCATTTATACATCATGAACAGTGGTAACCTCTCATCCTGGACAAGACTCCATTCCATGTTCATGCTAACCATATGGCAATTCAAAATTTGCCTGCATACACATAGTTTTTTCGAATGATACTTACACAGCCATCCTGGATGAATGGATTGCCAAGCCTGGCTATCTTCTGCCTTGCTTTGGCAACTTTGCTCAAGAAAAGCTCACCTCTCTCAATAAGAATTTTTTTGCATTCTTGAAAGTTCTGTGAAGAAGACATTATGTTAGGCATAAAAATCAGTGCAAGGGTCAAAACACGCCACTACAAAATGATTatagtttgaaatttcatacCTACATTTGTTAAGATTTGAAAGATACCAGATTTCTGTCGTGCTCAAAATATTTATCCTCTGATATTTGGACTTCCCTGCTCTTTACTGCATATAAGTAAATAACTTGCTTTCAAAGGTGGACAAGAATCAAAACAAAGTGGACCCAATGTTGTTCACTTTGGGGTCAATACAGAGTGATTACCATTGACAGAAGTTTTTATGGAGAGACTTACTGAATGTTCCAATGATGCTAATGTAATGAATCTGAGAAAGAGTTCACATCCTGATGATATTGATGTCACCATACTGTCAGTGTGGATGAGCCAGTCTATGCAGTCTTTCAGCTGTGCCCTCAAGCCAGATAATGTCTCCGCTGCAAAAAGACACTgtaaattattttcattattttgactGTACACACTTATATATGTCTGGGATTAGATTGGAACCATTTTCTACTAGACTAATATCGCTCTGCGATTCTGCCTTACAGTGACGTGCCTTCAACTGTCTGCTTGAGAAATGCCAACATGATGCACTGTGTGGCAAAACCAAACTTCACTTGCTACTCAATGCTACACTATATTTGAGCTGTCATACGGAAAGAAGAATACAGCCACATTGAATTGCTGGGGAGAGACTTCACTGTAGTAACTAGCAACCTTTTGAAATTCTTGGCTAGCAAATTGCAAGTGCTTGTTGGATGATTGTTCAGGACAATAAATTTCCACTCATAAAATGACTGCAGCAAAATATTACTAAATTAGTTAccataatacatgtattgtcAACTTGGGGATCTAGTGGGTTGTATTATGATGGATGACAACACAAGTACCATTGATCAATATATGTCGACCTCTGGAACCCTTTTTTTAATAATGAATCAACAAAAATAGGTGATCTTTCAAAGACCACCCACTTTCATAGATTTGTTTGCGTTTCAATCTACTCTACCTGTATTGACTTTCATAAAATTGATCAGAGTGTGTATAGCTGCAACAGCTGATGACATATCAGGATCTGCTTCCATCCGCTTCATAAAATCACCAACAACCTCTGTGAATTTGACAGGggaaatgtacgatgaaaagaaaattgtgCAGCATACTGGTAAGTGAAATTAGCGATTTACCTGGACATACAGTGATGTAATAGTTCCTATACTGAAAATAACACAATACATATTTTCATCAATAACTGATGAATCAGAGACTGTTGCCTCATAGCAAGaatgacaataacaataacaaatgcAACAACAATTTGGTTAAGTATGTTCTTTCAATTACTCTGTAAAGATAACAGTAATTATTAATAATAACttcatcatcaatatatctagaCAGGTAATCATTTTCTGTGTAGTATTTCTGTTATAATAAAGAgttaaatattaaagatatgTAAGACATGCCAACTGGTCAATTGGGATTTGCCAAGATGTACGCTGAAGTTGCTGGTATGCAATCATACCTGCACCCTCAATGCGACATCGACATGCGACAGTTTAGTAAAGTATATTCCTTCAATTAAAAGAAATTTATAAAATTACATATCCCATTGATTTGGGGCAAGTCTAAAACATGTGTGACCCTCTTGTTTTATGTAACCATACTCTATAACAGTCCagtattacaataaataaatatataaacaataaaatatctatttattcatttacaatAGATAGCTATTGCTGAATTATGcaactcacacacatacacatctTTAACATGTATCTGTTCATTACAACAGAACATTTGATAAAATTGTCTACCAGTCTACGTTAATCTTTTCTGCCAATTCTATAAAAGATGTGCAGTAGCTTCAGAAAATTAACGCTTCATTCCCACAATTGTTCTGTTTATACAGTTGTTTACTCCcaaaatgacaacaacaacaacacaagggTCTGGTTAAGTTTCAATGTACAGTATTACCATGTGCTGAATTTCGGTTACGTGAGTTATCTAAAATTGCGTAGCAAAAAAAGCAAGTTTCGTCGTAATTCCTCCGTCATTGTATACTTTATTTTCCCTACGTACCTTCCTTCTCCATTGTGAACCACCAATTTGTTAGTATTCGTCTCGAAGTGTCCGCAGTCAACCTGACGAGCTGACAGCTGATGCAAGATACTTAAGTTACATGGCTTCTCAGTGGTCGATGGTGATTCCACGCGCCAATCAAATTTCATGTTTCAAATTCCCCATTTGTTTTCACCACGTGAATCAAGATGGCAGCTGGTGAGTGCTTTCCCGACGATTTCTCTCAATACGTGTGATACCGGTAATGCTATCGAGTATCCACAGCTGTTGCCTCGTCTCATAAAAAGCAAGTTTTTCTGAGATCATGCTTCTTCAATGTCAACTTAACCTTCTATGCCCATGTTAGTGATAGTCATCAATTTTTGCAGGCCACAGGCGCGTATAACGTGTGTTGTGGCCTGCGCTCATGgagctgcagtactgtagctcgaggtttttgCAGGGTGTTTTGGGTTGGATGGCGAAGCCAGAACCTTTCTTCTTGTTTTGCAGTCCAACCAACAACACCCAAGCAAAAGTTCAAGCTACTGTACCACAGTAAGTGTGAAGGCTTCCACCCCAAGCTCTACACATCCAACGAACCATCCCTTTTGggatagctctgcgtggcagggctgtgtggtACCGGCGTTATGCGGCCTCCCACCACCAGGAATACAAGAGAGATCGGCCAGTTGCGAGCTCGGCCAGTGGGATACTAGTAACTCGAGCAGTATGAGCTCGGACAGCTGGAGAAGTCGCCAGTAGGAGTATGATTATATGATGAGACTACAGTCTTCCTGTATTTTCTAGGTCTCGCCAAAGTTATTATGTGAAAGCGATGTCAATGACATTCATGAGCACGATGTTTACAAACTTCCTTccaccatggaggtacctcttTGCTTcaaccacagtcacctgtggtctattccgctc from Ptychodera flava strain L36383 chromosome 12, AS_Pfla_20210202, whole genome shotgun sequence includes the following:
- the LOC139145094 gene encoding translation initiation factor eIF2B subunit alpha-like, which gives rise to MEKEEVVGDFMKRMEADPDMSSAVAAIHTLINFMKVNTAETLSGLRAQLKDCIDWLIHTDSMVTSISSGCELFLRFITLASLEHSNFQECKKILIERGELFLSKVAKARQKIARLGNPFIQDGCTILTHSFSRVVLSVLEEAAASKKRFNVYVTESCPDKSGYIMANKLKEAGIPVTVILDAAAGYVMEKVDMVLVGAEGVVESGGIINKIGTYQIGVCTKAANKPFYVVSESFKFVRYYPLNQEDVPNEFRYRASTLRNKTDLQDEHPLTDYTPPAFITLIFTDLGVLTPTAISDELIKLYL